In Vitis vinifera cultivar Pinot Noir 40024 chromosome 17, ASM3070453v1, one genomic interval encodes:
- the LOC100262799 gene encoding protein CHAPERONE-LIKE PROTEIN OF POR1, chloroplastic, with translation MVSLLLTNPRFSSPHVARKLPARENSKKLKANGLVIRGPRCAVDTPYGGGNLTKFPRITVWDPYKRLGIPPDASEEEIWSSRNFLLQQYAGHERSEESIEAAFEKILMASFINRRKTKINLKSKLKKKVEESPPWVKNLLNFVELPATEVIFRRLFLFAFMGGWSIINSAEGGPAFQVAVSLAACIYFLNEKTKSLARAFIIGLGSLVAGWVCGSFLVPMIPSFLLRPTWTLELLTSLVAYVFLFLGCTFLK, from the exons ATGGTCTCGCTTCTGCTAACAAACCCTAGATTTTCCTCGCCTCATGTTGCCCGTAAACt TCCCGCTCGggaaaattcaaagaaattgaaggCAAATGGCTTGGTTATTAGAGGTCCTAGATGTGCCGTAGATACACCTTATGGAG GGGGTAACCTTACAAAGTTTCCTCGAATTACTGTTTGGGATCCTTATAAGCGCCTTGGAATACCTCCTGATGCATCTGAGGAAGAAATCTGGAGTTCACGCAATTTTCTCTTGCAACAGTATGCTGGACATGAGAGAAGTGAAGAATCAATAGAAGCTGCTTTTGAGAAAATTCTCATGGCCAGCTTCATAAATAggaggaaaacaaaaatcaacttGAAAAgcaaattaaagaagaaagTGGAGGAGTCTCCACCTTGGGTAAAGAACTTGCTCAATTTTGTGGAACTTCCTGCAACTGAAGTTATTTTTAGAAGATTGTTCCTCTTTGCATTCATGGGCGGGTGGAGTATAATAAATTCTGCTGAAGGTGGACCTGCTTTTCAG GTGGCAGTCTCCTTGGCAGCTTGCATATATTTCCTCAATGAgaagacaaaaagcctagcaaGAGCTTTCATTATTGG ACTTGGATCTCTTGTTGCTGGTTGGGTGTGTGGTTCCTTCTTGGTTCCCATGATCCCATCCTTTTTATTGAGACCGACCTGGACGCTTGAACTCCTAACTTCGTTGGTAGCATACGTCTTCTTGTTTCTTGGCTGCACTTTTCTCAAATGA
- the LOC100250886 gene encoding tetraspanin-8, with protein sequence MVRFSNVLIAILNVLTMLIAVASLAAGIYFNFNGGTHCQKFLQMPLLVVGAFLFVVSLCGLVGSTCKVSFLLWIYLFVMFLMILGLLCFTILALVVTNKGVGQVISNRGYKEYRLGDYSNWLQNHLVNDKNWGRIKSCLMDTDICSRLGKEINDDAAAFYKKNLSPIQSGCCKPPTYCGFEFKNATFWVVPKTGPAVADTDCKTWSNDQKQLCFDCKSCRAGLLANIKSQWRTLAICNACIFVVLIFIYSVGCCAFRNNRRDKYKYRRGFP encoded by the exons ATGGTGCGCTTCAGCAACGTTTTAATCGCAATCCTCAACGTCCTCACCATGCTCATTGCCGTCGCCTCCCTGGCCGCCggcatttattttaactttaatgGCGGAACCCACTGCCAGAAGTTTCTACAAATGCCGCTTCTGGTGGTGGGTGCGTTTCTGTTTGTGGTTTCATTGTGCGGATTGGTCGGGTCGACGTGCAAGGTCAGCTTCCTGCTGTGGATATACCTGTTCGTAATGTTTTTGATGATTCTGGGGCTCTTGTGCTTCACCATATTGGCGCTCGTGGTCACCAACAAGGGCGTGGGTCAGGTGATATCGAACCGAGGGTATAAGGAGTACAGGCTTGGGGATTACTCTAACTGGCTGCAGAATCATTTGGTGAATGACAAGAACTGGGGTCGGATCAAGAGTTGTTTGATGGATACTGACATTTGCAGTCGTCTCGGGAAAGAGATAAATGACGATGCTGCTGCATTCTATAAGAAGAATTTGTCTCCAATccag tCGGGTTGCTGCAAGCCGCCAACCTACTGTGGTTTTGAGTTCAAGAATGCGACGTTCTGGGTGGTGCCAAAGACGGGGCCGGCGGTGGCAGACACCGACTGCAAGACATGGAGCAACGACCAGAAGCAGCTGTGCTTTGACTGCAAATCATGCAGGGCAGGTCTTCTTGCCAACATAAAGTCGCAGTGGAGGACATTGGCTATCTGCAACGCCTGCATCTTTGTCGTCCTGATCTTCATATACTCAGTGGGGTGCTGCGCCTTCAGGAATAACAGAAGAGACAAATACAAGTACCGGAGAGGCTTCCCGTAA
- the LOC100256026 gene encoding enolase 1, chloroplastic — protein sequence MALAPTSSFSLPSRSSIAHPPRRPFTVRCSVAVAPAAARASKEHLVKSVKARQIIDSRGNPTVEVDLVTDNLYRSAVPSGASTGIYEALELRDGDKNVYGGKGVLNAVSNINHLLAPKLVGLDVRNQAEVDAIMLEFDGTPNKSKLGANATLGVSLSVCRAGAGAKGVPLYKHIQELSGTKELVMPVPAFNVINGGSHAGNNLAMQEFMILPVGATSFAEALRMGSEVYHTLKGIIKAKYGQDACNVGDEGGFAPNVQDNREGLVLLMDAIEKAGYTGKIKIGMDVAASEFFTKDGKYDLNFKKQPNDGAHVRSAQSLCELYKEFVKDFPIVSIEDPFDQDDWSSWASLQSSVDIQLVGDDLLVTNPKRIAEAIEKKACNALLLKVNQIGTVTESIQAALDSKAAGWGVMVSHRSGETEDNFIADLSVGLASGQIKTGAPCRSERLAKYNQLLRIEEELGHVRYAGEAFRSP from the exons ATGGCTCTTGCTCCTacctcttccttctctcttccCTCCAGGTCCTCCATTGCTCATCCGCCTCGCCGCCCTTTCACCGTCCGGTGTTCCGTGGCTGTCGCGCCGGCGGCCGCCAGGGCCTCCAAGGAGCACCTTGTGAAGTCGGTGAAAGCGAGGCAGATCATCGATAGCAGAGGCAATCCGACGGTGGAAGTTGATCTGGTCACCGATAATCTGTACCGATCCGCCGTCCCCAGTGGGGCCTCCACTGGGATCTACGAGGCTTTGGAGCTCAGAGACGGTGATAAGAATGTTTATGGCGGTAAAGGTGTTCTCAATGCTGTCAGCAACATCAATCACCTCTTGGCTCCCAAACTCGTTGGTCTTGATGTCAG gaatCAAGCCGAAGTTGATGCCATCATGCTAGAGTTTGATGGAACCCCAAATAAGTCAAAACTTGGGGCTAATGCAACACTGGGAGTGTCTCTCAGCGTGTGTAGAGCAGGTGCAGGAGCAAAGGGAGTGCCATTATACAAGCATATCCAAGAATTGTCTGGAACCAAGGAGCTTGTTATGCCTGTTCCTGCTTTCAATGTGATAAATGGTGGCAGCCATGCTGGAAATAATCTAGCTATGCAAGAATTCATGATCTTACCAGTGGGTGCAACCTCGTTTGCCGAGGCCCTCCGCATGGGCAGTGAAG TTTATCATACACTGAAGGGAATTATCAAGGCAAAATATGGACAAGATGCATGCAATGTTGGGGATGAGGGGGGATTTGCTCCCAATGTTCAGGATAATAGGGAGGGGTTGGTTCTGCTTATGGATGCAATTGAAAAGGCTGGTTACACAGGCAAG ATCAAAATAGGAATGGATGTTGCAGCTTCAGAGTTCTTCACTAAAGATGGgaaatatgatttgaattttaagaaacaACCAAATGATGGAGCTCACGTTCGCTCAGCTCAGAGCCTTTGTGAACTCTACAAGGAGTTTGTCAAAGATTTCCCTATTGTGTCTATTGAAGATCCCTTTGACCAAGATGATTGGAGTTCATGGGCTTCATTACAGTCCTCAGTTGATATCCAACTTGTAGGAGATGATTTGTTGGTAACAAATCCAAAGAGAATAGCTGAAGCAATAGAGAAGAAAGCTTGCAATGCTTTGCTATTAAAG GTTAACCAGATAGGCACCGTGACTGAATCCATTCAAGCTGCACTAGACTCTAAAGCTGCAGGATGGGGTGTGATGGTCAGTCACCGGAGTGGTGAAACAGAAGATAACTTCATAGCTGATCTTTCTGTGGGCTTGGCAAGTGGACAG ATCAAGACTGGCGCACCTTGCCGAAGTGAGCGGTTGGCCAAATATAATCAG CTTTTGCGCATTGAAGAGGAACTTGGACATGTGCGTTATGCTGGTGAAGCTTTCAGATCACcctag